The window TTTCCCTTGCCTTTGGTTGTCTCCTTGGCCTTCCCCTTGCCCTTGCCTTTTCTTGCCATTAAGGCAATGATCATCACCACAAGGATGACAAACCACCACAAGGTGCCCTAATCAAACACCATAAACACCATTGGTTagaatatgaataaaaaaataatcgacTTTAAATGGAAACTACAACCCCTTATGAATCAAAatgcaaaccacaaccccttaattatatcacataaatttcaTTCACAACCAATTATGCAAGCCACAACACCTTATGAATCGACTCATTTTTGAACATATAAACGCCAAAATGAAtgaaaccacaaccccttataaatcaaaatgccaaaatacaaaccacaaccccttaattatatcacataaatttcattcacaaccaattatgcaaaccacaacaccttaattatatcaaaatgccaaatgcaaaccacaaccccttaataCAAACACAAAACCAAATTCCAAGCCCTCCTTATGAATGTGAgtacaaactaaaaattacaaaaatataaaaacaaataaaaaacagagatttccaaactaacatatacaaattaacatatacaaaccaaaactaacatatacaaactaaaactaacatatacaaactaaaactaaaacatatacaaaccaAAACTAACATACACAAACTAAAACCTATCGTTTTCATTCTCATGACATAACCGACGACAAGAACTTGCATGTATATTTccaaactaacatatacaaattttatatacatacaatgcatacatataaaagcttgaaaactaaacaaatcaaacaaattgaAGTTCAATAGAGCTCTATACTAACACAAATTTAAGCTCTATACTAACACAAATTAAAAGTTAGGAGAGGGTTTCGGATTCTACCATTGAAGAGGATTTTGGAGAGGGTTTCCGATTCTTGATTCTTGCCGCCATTGCACTTGATTCTTGCCTTGAAAGAGTTAGGAGAGGGTTTGATTCGAGTTTGGAGTTTGAAAGAGTTTGGAGAGGAAAGAGTTTGGAGCAGCAGTAGTGTTCGTGTGAGAATAAAAGAGGAAAAAGGGggcttttttttgtttatatactgACGCACCAAAACCGACCGGCAAcccggtcggttttgacctggaAATCTGTGCAGAACCATCAAACGACGTCGTTTCTGTCGCGcgggtgttttaatttttcacgaaaaaattcattttccgcGTAATTTTTCaaggtcggtcggttttactatatagtcggtcggttttgtgtttttgggaaaatattttcttaatttaatattttgtttatataaagtattattataaaaacgTTATAAAAGTGTATTTCGATTCATCGAAATCATCTGAATTTTTGTGTCGACGTTgatgagattattttattaacatccgtacggttggatcgtttaaataataaaacatcaatttttgaataattaagagtgaacgagataattcaaaataagactTCTGGTATATGATTAGTCTTCTGTTTAGGGGATCCGTACatataagaatattttttaaaaggtctaaaaaattaaaacatcttaGTCAAGTTTATAATTAACATGTGTGACTTCGTAACGTGAAATTTAGTCGAAccgggttttttaaaaatattttcttaatttaaaattttatttatgtatattttcacaataaaaaggtTATAAAGGTGTATTTCGATTCATCGAAATCATCTGAAATTTTGTCTCGACGTTgatgagattattttattaacatccgtacggttggatcgtttaaataataaaacatctaatttttgaataattaagagTGAACGAGGTAATTCAAAATAAGACTTCTGGTATATGATTAGTCTTCTGTTTAGGGGATCCGTacatataaaaatgttttttgaattgtctaaaaatttaaaacatctTAGTCAAGTTTATAATTAACATGTGTGACTTCGTAACGTGAAAATTAGGCGAAccggattttttaaaaatatatagggaaagtcggtcggttatatttgcaatcggtcggttttctgctttACCGAATGGTAACCGTGGTCGGTTATATTtgcaatcggtcggttttctgctttACCGAATGGTAACCGTGGTCGGTTATATAGCagttcggtcggttttctgcgtaTTGAATGGTAAAAGCGGTCGGTTATGTGActagtcggtcggttttctgcgtattttaacaaaaaaaacaaggtTTTGTTGTTTCCTTTCTCTGCCTTTACCTGCGACCAAACCAACAACCATCCAACAAACtaacaaatcaataatcaataatttcatgaaactaacaaattaataatcaataattcaacaacatcataaaatattcaattatattaatcaatttcatcaaatccatcatcataatcatcctcttcttcatctttgtcttcttcttcttcttcttcttcttcttcttcttcttcttcttcttcttcttcttcttcttcttcttcttcttcttcttcttcttcttcatcatcatcctcttcttcatctttgtcttcttcttcttgttcatcttcttcatgtCGAATGAACGGTAAAGAACCATATtgtgcaaaatcaacaaatatagaGAATGCACTAGTAGCATTTGATCTATCTTCTTGATAAGCTTCTTCAAtatcatttgatattttgatagaTTCGCTTATCGGACGACTTTTAGACTTGACGACCGTAAAATATTTGCCATGTGGATTCAATACACTGGGAGCATAGTAAACCTGGGAAGCTTGACTAGCCAAAATAAAAATCTCATCCGACTTCAATCTTGAAGTAATATCCACGGTCACGACCCTATTTTTATCAATCACAACACCATTTCCGACACTATCAAACCATAtacatttgaataaatatacataatttcctCCTCGATAAATAAGCTTGACAATTTCCTCCAATTGTCCATAATAATCACTATTGTTATCATGTGAAGTGCCCTTAACAATGACACCGGAACCGGAAGATGTTCTCGTACAAAATTTGTATCCATTGACTTTACAAGTCTCAAATGTCATTACCCGCATAGCCGGTCCCTCAAACAAATATTGAAGAAGAGGTCGGTTTACATCATTTCGTCcaacctaaaaatattaaaattatattgatgaaatatattcaaatttcaaaagaaattgaaaaaacaatatataccTTTTTCAATAACCAATCTTTAAATCGGGTCTTTATGTAACAATCTAATTGTTGAGGTGTTGTCTCCGGACGTTGACTCATAACACGATCTGTAAACCgcctgaaataaattataataaataaattaaaataaattatcaataaattataataaattaagatgaatttaaataaatttaaataaatttatttaaattataaatgataccTTAGATAAGGTTGAATTTCTGGAGAGTTTAGAAGTACATATTCTTCTGCTAACTTTCGCTCTTTATCGGTCAAATAACGACTTCCCTCTTTACCAAGACATTCAATTGGATATTCAAAAACTTCTAATTTTTCGGAGCCATCACCATCAAAACGAGCTTCATTGCGAcgtattttattatgaattgagtCCGTGGCAAAGTAGAAGGAACAAAAATTAAGAATCTCCTCTTCCATATAACGTTCGGCAATTGAACCCTCGACTCGCGCTTTATTACCAACCTTTTGTTTAAATTTCCCTAATAACCGTTCAATTGGATACATCCAATGCCAATAAGCGGGTCCTGCTAGTCTAATTTCTTCTGCTAAATGTATTACCAAATGCTCCATCGAATCAAACCAAgtctgaggaaaaattgtttccaataaACACAAAGCTCTAATAACCGATTTCGTCATTAGATCCAAGTCGGATCTCGTAATCACAGATGAACataattcttgaaaaaaattggaaatcatTGTCAAGGCATCCACAATTGGTCCCGGTAGAAGCTCGCGAATTGATAGAGGCAACAatttttgaaggaaaatatGACAATCATGCGATTTAAATCCAAAAAACTTACACTCCTTAGCATTGCAACAACGAGATATATTTGAGACATAACCGTCTGGAAGTTTCAACGACTCAATCCACTGACATAGAAGTTTGAGTTGTTTTCTACTAAGAGAGTACGgagcttttggttttttgccaTTTTCATCAATCCACAAATGAGGCAACACACCGAAGTGTTTGCAATCCGACCTTGCCTTGTGGTGATCTTTTGACTTCTTGCCCCCAACAATGGTAAAAAATATGTTCTCAAACACATTTTTTTCGGTATGCATGATATCAATGGAATGTCGCAAACTATGTGAAGACCAATAAGGGAGATCATAGAACATCGGGGCATGAGTCCAATGATGCTCAACCCCATATCCatcacttcttttctttttgttagtCTTTCCGGGTGGTGGAAAGTCTATGCTATCAATCCAAGTTTTAACTTCCTCCCCGGATAAGCGTCCACGCCACAACCTTTTTTCCGAATGGTCAAACAAGCTACTCTTCTTACGCAATGGATCATTAGGTTCAAGAAAAATTCGGTTAGTGCCATGAAAAGAACATTTCCCAGAATGTTTTAACTGAAACCCCTGCACACTTCCCAAACACACTGGACATGCAAGCTTTCCTTTCCCCGACCAACCACTTACCATACTCATGGCAGGAAAATCACTGATTGTCCACATAAGAGCCGCTCTCatggtaaaattttgttttagagATTGGTCATATGTTTGCACTCCGGTATACCATAAtgtcttcaattcatcaatgagaggtctaagatatatattaatatttttcccaATACTCTCCGGACCCGGTATAATATCCGTCAAAAACATATACGGTCTCTTCATACACATGGACGGCGGAAGATTATACACAACAATTACCACGGGCCATACACTATATGTTTTGTTACCCGTATTCCCAAACGGGTTGAAACCATCGGTCGCAAAACCAAGTCTTACATTACgaatttcttgagcaaatgATGGATATCGGAGGTCAAAATTCTTCCATTCGTCTCCATCCGCAGGGTGAgaaatttctttttcattgaCCTCTCGATTTTTGTAATACCTCATGTGGTTGGATGTATGTGCCGACATATATAAGCGTTGCAGTCGGGGAATCAAAGGAAAATGTCTTAAAATCTTTCTCGGAATTTTCTTACCATTTTTCCTTGATTTATCCAAATATCGATTACAACTacatatatcacacacaattttatctttgtcatctccataaaatagcatacaatcattctcgcacacatcaattttttcatattccACCCTTAAACTTTTCATAACCTTTTTCATCTCATAATAAGACTCGGGTAATGTGTGCTTTTTTGGTAACACGTCCATAATGATCTTAATCAAACTGTTGAAGGCTTTGTCACTACAATTAGACGCAtttttgaactccaacaattttGCGGTAAAACTTAATCTTGTAAATTTTGTGCAACCGGGATAAATAGGAgcaccattttcaacaatcgCCTTATAAAATTCTTTAGCACTATCATTAGGAGCTTCTTCAACATTAGTAGTACCCGTGGTATCATAAAATTCATGATTCGAACCGGCAAAATCATGTAACATGGAGTTGATATCAACATGATCATCTACTACCCTACGACATTCTCGCGTTTCACATGATTTtcgctttttatttttttgcgaAACCTCTCCGTGCGAAGTCCATACCGTATAACTCTCCATCATACCCTCGGATATCAAATGAAACCGAACATCATCTACCCCTaaccaattcaaatttttacaaagCTTGCAAGGACATTTCATCATACCTCCCTccattttcaagcttgcaaaattcaaaaattcctCTACACCTTCCCTATATTCTAAATTAAGAGTAATTTTATCTCGTTGCAACCGGTTACTAATCCAACTTCGATCAAGATttgtcatctacataaatatatatacacaccacGCACGTATGTATTAACATAACATAAAACATAtacacattacaaattatccaagaaatttatataaacaacattcatacaaattattctcaacaaaataaataaaaatcacaatGTGATCATAATTAAGAAGAGTAGCTTACtttgtttttgataattgattccttcctttcttgttcttctttttcttcttctccttcttcttcttcttcttttgatatttgataatttccAAGCTTTGTTGTATAATGAAAGTGGAGAgtagtttttaactttttagctcacacaaaaccgaccgactgtCAAATATAAACGGTCGGTTATGTCTATTTAAACAAAACGATGTCGTATCACTGCTAAAACGCACCTACCCGccgttttttaaataataaaatatacaatgggggtcaaaaccgaccaccgGGTGGTCGGTTATGTTGCAAAATAAAACGAACGTCCGTTTCTGGTCGGTTAACGAGCAGAACGCTACTTTCCCAGCATTTAAAACCGACCATATTAAACCGACCGCCCAAAAGCGACCACcaattcggtcggttttattttgCACAAACGACGTCGTCTTAGCACTTAGccaaaataaatcaagaaataaaaataaaataatcaaaaccgaccgaaatcggtcggttttatagtaTGCAAACGACGTCGTTCTTCGGTGCCGCAGAGCATTCTCAAGACTTAGCCAAATAAACcgataaataaaactaataagAACAAAACCTACCACcatatcggtcggttttctgcacttGATTATGCTATAAACGGTCGGTTATGATCCAATCGGT of the Daucus carota subsp. sativus chromosome 4, DH1 v3.0, whole genome shotgun sequence genome contains:
- the LOC135152309 gene encoding uncharacterized protein LOC135152309 — translated: MTNLDRSWISNRLQRDKITLNLEYREGVEEFLNFASLKMEGGMMKCPCKLCKNLNWLGVDDVRFHLISEGMMESYTVWTSHGEVSQKNKKRKSCETRECRRVVDDHVDINSMLHDFAGSNHEFYDTTGTTNVEEAPNDSAKEFYKAIVENGAPIYPGCTKFTRLSFTAKLLEFKNASNCSDKAFNSLIKIIMDVLPKKHTLPESYYEMKKVMKSLRVEYEKIDVCENDCMLFYGDDKDKIVCDICSCNRYLDKSRKNGKKIPRKILRHFPLIPRLQRLYMSAHTSNHMRYYKNREVNEKEISHPADGDEWKNFDLRYPSFAQEIRNVRLGFATDGFNPFGNTGNKTYSVWPVVIVVYNLPPSMCMKRPYMFLTDIIPGPESIGKNINIYLRPLIDELKTLWYTGVQTYDQSLKQNFTMRAALMWTISDFPAMSMVSGWSGKGKLACPVCLGSVQGFQLKHSGKCSFHGTNRIFLEPNDPLRKKSSLFDHSEKRLWRGRLSGEEVKTWIDSIDFPPPGKTNKKKRSDGYGVEHHWTHAPMFYDLPYWSSHSLRHSIDIMHTEKNVFENIFFTIVGGKKSKDHHKARSDCKHFGVLPHLWIDENGKKPKAPYSLSRKQLKLLCQWIESLKLPDGYVSNISRCCNAKECKFFGFKSHDCHIFLQKLLPLSIRELLPGPIVDALTMISNFFQELCSSVITRSDLDLMTKSVIRALCLLETIFPQTWFDSMEHLVIHLAEEIRLAGPAYWHWMYPIERLLGKFKQKVGNKARVEGSIAERYMEEEILNFCSFYFATDSIHNKIRRNEARFDGDGSEKLEVFEYPIECLGKEGSRYLTDKERKLAEEYVLLNSPEIQPYLRRFTDRVMSQRPETTPQQLDCYIKTRFKDWLLKKVGRNDVNRPLLQYLFEGPAMRVMTFETCKVNGYKFCTRTSSGSGVIVKGTSHDNNSDYYGQLEEIVKLIYRGGNYVYLFKCIWFDSVGNGVVIDKNRVVTVDITSRLKSDEIFILASQASQVYYAPSVLNPHGKYFTVVKSKSRPISESIKISNDIEEAYQEDRSNATSAFSIFVDFAQYVCTHIHKEGLEFGFVFVLRGCGLHLAF